One Salvelinus namaycush isolate Seneca chromosome 4, SaNama_1.0, whole genome shotgun sequence genomic window carries:
- the LOC120046610 gene encoding equilibrative nucleoside transporter 1-like: MTAINAPRDKYNAVWIIFFILGLGTLLPWNFFMTATMYFTNRLKDPAVEGSAILTANATVVEGDTRSVLESKFNNVMTLCAMVPLLIFTCLNSFIHQRIPQNWRIAGCLSVILVVFLLTVVLVKVDMGPLPFFSLTIIKIICINSFGAVLQGSLFGLAAMMPASYTTPIMSGQGLAGTFAAFSMICALASGSALQDSAFGYFITACVVIFLAILSYLALPSMEFFQYYLESNGSKPAGGDEENKMNLLKKDSPAEKSPVVSLTEEEAKPTISVFAIFKQIWVMALSVCFVFTITIGTFPAVTVDVRSTMADGGAWDTYFIPVSCFLIFNVMDWAGRSLTAVCMWPGKDSVILPVMVGLRVVFVPLFMLCNVQPRNNLPVLFAHDAWYIVFIILFSFSNGYLASLCMCFGPKKVAQREAETAGTIMAFFLSLGLALGAALSFVFRIII; this comes from the exons ATGACGGCCATCAACGCTCCACGGGACAA GTATAATGCAGTGTGGATAATTTTTTTCATCCTTGGCTTGGGAACCCTCCTGCCATGGAATTTCTTCATGACTGCAACCATG TACTTCACCAACCGACTGAAGGACCCGGCTGTTGAGGGCTCAGCCATTCTGACAGCCAACGCCACTGTGGTGGAGGGAGACACGAGGAGCGTCCTAGAGTCCAAGTTCAACAACGTGATGACCCTGTGTGCCATGGTGCCCCTGCTCATCTTTACCTGCCTCAACTCCTTCATCCACCAGAG GATTCCTCAGAATTGGCGTATCGCCGGCTGCCTGTCTGTGATCCTGGTGGTGTTTCTGTTGACGGTGGTGCTGGTCAAAGTGGACATGGGTcctctccccttcttctctctcaCCATCATCAAAATCATCTGCATCAATT cgTTTGGGGCAGTGCTGCAAGGTAGTCTGTTTGGCCTGGCTGCAATGATGCCGGCCTCCTACACCACACCTATCATGAGTGGACAGGGTCTCGCTGGAACCTTCGCTGCCTTCTCCATGATCTGTGCCCTGGCCA GTGGCTCAGCCCTGCAGGACAGTGCCTTTGGCTACTTCATCACTGCGTGCGTGGTCATCTTCCTGGCCATCCTGTCCTACCTCGCTCTGCCTAGTATG GAGTTTTTCCAGTACTACCTGGAAAGTAATGGATCCAAGCCAGCCGGCGGAGATGAGGAGAACAAGATGAACCTATTGAAAAAAG ACAGCCCAGCAGAGAAGAGTCCagtggtcagtctgacagaggaGGAAGCCAAGCCCACGATATCTGTGTTTGCCATCTTTAAACAG ATCTGGGTAATGGCCCTCTCTGTGTGCTTCGTGTTCACCATCACCATCGGAACTTTTCCTGCAGTCACAGTTGATGTCAGATCCACCATGGCTGATGGAGGTGCCTGGG ATACATACTTCATCCCTGTGTCGTGTTTCCTGATTTTCAACGTGATGGACTGGGCAGGAAGGAGTCTGACGGCCGTGTGTATGTGG CCCGGTAAGGACAGCGTCATCCTGCCCGTCATGGTGGGTCTCCGTGTGGTCTTTGTGCCTCTCTTTATGCTGTGTAACGTCCAGCCCAGGAACAACCTGCCCGTGCTGTTCGCCCACGACGCCTGGTACATCGTCTTCATTATCCTCTTCTCCTTCAGCAATGGATACCTGGCCAGCCTCTGCATGTGCTTTGGACCAAA GAAAGTGGCACAACGCGAAGCGGAGACGGCCGGGACTATCATGGCGTTCTTCCTGTCTCTGGGTTTGGCTCTTGGAGCTGCCCTGTCCTTTGTTTTCAGAATCATTATCTAG